From the Papaver somniferum cultivar HN1 chromosome 2, ASM357369v1, whole genome shotgun sequence genome, the window CTAGGATTCTGAAATTGGGCTTAGTTCACATCGCCAACAGATTGTTTCTCATCAGACCTTGGTCACCGTCACCATTTATTGCAGCCATATTGACTCCATCAAAGGGGTCCCAATCCATCTCTGGAATGCAGTTACTTTAGCTAGGATTGCTAAGCTTAGTACCTACATGACGACCCTGCAGCTCAACGATCCAACAGTAGCCAGTAGGGGGTATGTCTTGGTGCCtgcatttgtttagtccaagatTGTTGAGCAACTCTGGATCAGGCATTAGTTGCAATCACTCATCATCAGAATCTTGTATCAACAGTGCCTACAAGAGATACGCAAGGCCTAACCTAACTAAATTAAGCAAACATGCATATACAAGAGCTTCAGCTTCGGCAACAATAACCCAGAGTTGTGAATGTGAAATTTCACAAATGGGATTCAAATACAAGCATTTAGGCAACTCCCTAATTAGTCTGCTTCCAGACTAAATCAACCGGATCCTGGGAAATTCTCAGGGCAGTTCTTACCGTAGGGGAAAATTAATCAAGACAACTTCTCCTAGAAATAAACAGAAAGTAGACAGGTTTAAACAGAAACTAGGCAAAAGGTAATCCTTCATGACTAAGTAGAAAACATTGACTGACAACATTATCCAATCCATAGTTTGATAACCAGAAAATGAGAAGAACTAAATTCAATATTCAAAATCTTTAACACTAACATACTCAAAACCCTTGTTATGTCTGTAGAACAAAAAGAGAAGATCGACTGCATATTCAAGCCTTGTTGGTTTTCTTGGAAGTCTGCCTGTTCCTCTTCTTAACACCAGACTTGGCAACCTTGAGACTCCTGTGAACAGCGCTCAACCTTGCAAGAGCTGCGCTCTTCAAGTCCCTTCTGTAGAAGTTGTCGGCAACCTGAATAATAACAAGCAATCAGCTTTTAAGAATGTAAAGAACAGTATAAAAGAACGTGTAATCAGTTCCTAGGAAACCAGAATGAAAGAACAATTACACATAACCAAACCTAGCTTCAGGAGAACCAGATAGCAACAAAATATAGCACTAAGAAAAAGCTAAGAAGAGGTTTATCTCAGACCAAAATAGCATACATACACAAACTGAAGCTAAGCAAAATGAGGTGAAGCTAAGCATGCATATACACACAATACAAGTTTCAATTCTGGTGTACCAACAATTAAAACTATAAAACCACAAACCAAGTACACGTGAGCAACTAAGCATTGATGGACATAAAAGTGAAACATAACTGACTACACACTACTGCAAGCGTAACATAATCAGTTCATAGCAACTAAACTTATTTTGCTTAGTTCAATCTACCTGAAACATATACATGTCAACACATGATTACAGAACACATGGCCACAGAACACTGACAAATGTTTTGTAAATTAAGCTAACAGCGTAACATAATCAGTTCCTAGCAACTAAACTTTTGCTTAGTTCAATCTAGCTGAAACATATACATGTCAACACATGATTACAGAACACATGGCTACAGAACACCGACTAATATCAATAAGACTTCGACAGTGTTTTCACTTCAACATATCCAATAGAATGTGAGAACCCCAAATACTTGACTATCCAGCATTAGTCATCATAAGATGACCTCATATTGTAACACCAAACATACAGTAATCTACATCTTGCTGAATCATATGCACTACCAGGTCACAAAACTCAACTACCCAAACATATAAAATTCATCTAGACAAAATAGTCAAGCTATCCCAACAAAGTTCAATAACAAAATCTGATAAACATGATTCAAGGGTTTGTCCAATAAATTACCTGGTTGGCAACAGCCTTAGCCATTCTACTGAATTCCTTCTTCATGACAGTTTTGTGTACCAAAGCTGATGGGTTCTTTTGCCTGTTAGTCTTGGTAGTAGCAAGAACAATACCCGAATCTTTTCCAGCTTGAACTGAAACGGTCTTTGCGTTTGCTAACCCTACAAAACCCCAAATCACCACAACAacaaatcatcaacaaaaaccctaaaatctcaaAACAAAACCCAAATCAGAACTCAAAAGTACAAGATCTCTAGATGAAGTTTTGATTACCAGAGTGTTTGAAGGAGTTAACGTTGTAGAGATTGTTAGGTTCTTTACTGAACTGAACcatttgatttccatttccaaACTCTTTGACGAGGAAAGCGTTGTTCCTCTTGATGATCTCCCAAATCAAAGACCCTGGTACTGTTGTCATTTTCTTCTTAACCTAACAACACACAGAAAAGGGATTTCACTGAAGATTCAATGAATCAAATCcagaatcaaaatcaaacaatAAGAACGAAATCAAGCCAGAGATTTGTTTATACTTACAAGGAAATGAGAAGATTAgggctttttcttcttcttctttgtgctGCTGCTCTAGGAGTTTTTGAAGACTAGAGAGGAGAGACTGAACCCTAAATCAGTTTTTATATGTAAACCTCAAAACCCTAAGGCGAGAAACATGTAAATTTCCTAAATCGTCCTTGTATTATTATAAAGTTTATTTGCAAGTCACAGTAGTTTTGGTAATAGTTGTTGCATACCCTTCTTAATATTGGGTGAGGACTGAGGAGGTGCGTTGAGTCGAGGCCCAGCTAGGGTATACGTTAGTGGGGGCAGTTGCCCCACTTCCCTGGCTTGGAGCAAGTCTTGGGTGCTTCTTGCCAACATCTTAGAGAGATGGCGTACACCGGCATGTTAAATTGGTTGGCTACAGAGGCATGTCTAATGCCTAACTTATTTTTTCTACCAGAGTTCTAGTTTAGCATAGTTCAACCACAGAATGCACACCTGCATTTCAGCGTCAATCCCGACTACCAATTGACTAAGCCAAAACGGTGCAGAAAGTCAAGGGAACATATAATTTGGAAGAAAAGGAATTACTCGACGACACTATAGAAAAAAGAATGAGTGTGTAAAACAATGCCAGTTTGCTCCTGCGATTACGTTAATACAGATTACAAGTATTCAAACATATCAAAACTAAGCAAACAAAATTTCCAGGAGGAGAGAATTTCAGTTTCTTTCATCTTTGCATAAATGAGAGCAAAAAACAGGTGTTTCTGCGCAGCCGGTGATGAAACACAGAAGTATTAACACCACAACAACAATAAAATCAAAAGCGAGATTTCCTTTTGCGAGCTGTGTATTTTGAATCTGGAGGCACAATGTTTCCTTTTTTCctcatttgctctttcttcttaaGCACCCACTCTCTACTCTTCCCTTTCTTGTTTATTTTCTGTCTTTTCCTTGGTCGCTGCCTGTCCGCCATGGAAACCTGCACATTAAAAAGAGATATTGTGAGTATATGAGATGGTGGTGTTTCATGGTGGCTAGTTTAATTGCCTTAAACCACATCTAAGTTGATCACCCATGTTTATAGGATGTTCTACATATTTCAGCACGGGGTGAAAACATagacaaaatcatataaacagaTAGCTTACCGTCTTATTTTCTTCGTCATCACTACCCTCATCCTCGGAGCAgctctcttcttcatctccttcttTGCCACTTGGAACGGCGGTGCTAAGGGATGGTGCACCACAAGTCAGTACGAGGTACTCCTTCCTACTCTTAGAACTGTTGTGAATATTATTATTGTCAGTCCAACTGATTTTGCACTGTAGTATACACAGTATAAAATTTCTCTAATAATGATAATAAACGATTTATGACTTGTTTTCCGatgtaaaagaaataaaaattcaaCAAATACAGTACCACAAATTTAGCTCGCATCACAGATCAGAATAAATCAATAAATACATGCTCCTCAACGCAATAAGACACAAAGGGTTTACTGAGTAGGCAATACCCTCGACCCTATAGAGCCAGTTACTAGTTAATTTTCCTCATTTATTCAACTGAACGTAATAACTTTAGGTGGTTAAGATTTAGCAAAACTCAACTGCTCTACATAATCTTCTAATCATCTAAACCAAACAAATCAGTGGACCAAATTTTGATTTGTGATAGAACATGCTATGTTATTATGTCACATGGGATTTACAAAGTTACTTAGCAAAGAAACACCAAAG encodes:
- the LOC113347943 gene encoding 60S ribosomal protein L28-2-like codes for the protein MTTVPGSLIWEIIKRNNAFLVKEFGNGNQMVQFSKEPNNLYNVNSFKHSGLANAKTVSVQAGKDSGIVLATTKTNRQKNPSALVHKTVMKKEFSRMAKAVANQVADNFYRRDLKSAALARLSAVHRSLKVAKSGVKKRNRQTSKKTNKA